A part of Girardinichthys multiradiatus isolate DD_20200921_A chromosome 12, DD_fGirMul_XY1, whole genome shotgun sequence genomic DNA contains:
- the LOC124878494 gene encoding vesicle-associated membrane protein 8-like isoform X1, which produces MDYDPERGGIEDAPEPKDKVQVLKDQVDGVTNIMTQNVDRILARGERLGDLMDKSEDLQAGSQQFKQTSHKVARSYWWKNVKLIVVIVVIVLIIVLIIILLATGVIPVSAPVGPVVTPTTKP; this is translated from the exons ATGGACTATGATCCG GAGCGGGGAGGAATAGAGGATGCACCAGAGCCGAAGGACAAGGTCCAGGTCCTGAAGGATCAGGTGGACGGAGTGACAAACATCATGACCCAGAATGTGGACCGGATCCTGGCACGAGGAGAAAGGCTGGGTGACCTCATGGACAAATCAGAGGATTTGCAAGCAGGG TCTCAGCAATTCAAGCAGACGTCTCACAAAGTGGCGCGCTCTTACTGGTGGAAGAACGTCAAGCTGATCGTAGTCATCGTTGTGATCGTGCTCATCATTGTTCTCATCATCATCCTGCTGGCCACTGGAGTCATTCCTGTCAGTGCGCCTGTAGGTCCTGTAGTCACTCCAACCACCAAGCCCTGA
- the LOC124878494 gene encoding vesicle-associated membrane protein 8-like isoform X2, which produces MDYDPERGGIEDAPEPKDKVQVLKDQVDGVTNIMTQNVDRILARGERLGDLMDKSEDLQAGSQQFKQTSHKVARSYWWKNVKLIVVIVVIVLIIVLIIILLATGVIPVSAPVGPVVTPTTKP; this is translated from the exons ATGGACTATGATCCG GAGCGGGGAGGAATAGAGGATGCACCAGAGCCGAAGGACAAGGTCCAGGTCCTGAAGGATCAGGTGGACGGAGTGACAAACATCATGACCCAGAATGTGGACCGGATCCTGGCACGAGGAGAAAGGCTGGGTGACCTCATGGACAAATCAGAGGATTTGCAAGCAGGG TCTCAGCAATTCAAGCAGACGTCTCACAAAGTGGCGCGCTCTTACTGGTGGAAGAACGTCAAGCTGATCGTAGTCATCGTTGTGATCGTGCTCATCATTGTTCTCATCATCATCCTGCTGGCCACTGGAGTCATTCCTGTCAGTGCGCCTGTAG
- the ncaph gene encoding condensin complex subunit 2 isoform X1, producing MSTTSTPVSRVRPGWNSSSLNKNCLSPAACSTPLLAAFPGNDDEQERRQRRRSRVIDLQAANDSSFTDSASHSAVGTPAAVPKLSNAQISEHYSTCIKLSTENKITTKNAFGLHLIDYMADILKQKDSEITNFKVAAGTLDASTKIYAVRVDAVHADAYRVLGGLGAETKPGENHCLKDRDNEEASGGDMTAKQPKKKRPPKKTVEQNLSNINSTESERRCEVDPMFQRMASSFDESSTAGVFLSVLFSENSRCELLFPSQMILLQSRPSHSPPSPQRVSVSPFKAGLQRSQQKSCICPSLQDFSFTSWNPEQTTNQLLEKMKQGEHVFDVNAEPEPEEDDCPDFDADYEEGFADGEEGSKEHKEGCETIGSGKGRDVIPIGEGDIATMCLQLSSQPREYSYFSPRTMATWAGPGYWQFKPKHKLDHVPDKEPRKRKPKKIFEIDFSVDVNFDTYFRTTRAATTNSKSALSASNKKTTLPADFKFAPEKLSQLNLKPSSSLSQEAQKRLSGELGEGIGDYDYNNANDTANFCPGLQGGDSDEDVEGFAGSGDSMPPPSQDLEEVSTYGEEDLVPEPHRVNKIEINYAKTAKKMDMKRLKNSMWTLLTESPEKTKKQVEVTAESPVCGEKAFSQTTKTLLQRLPSTMAQNLSVPLAFVALLHLANEKNLELVKLDDMSDIIIRQGQ from the exons ATGAGTACAACCAGCACGCCTGTGTCCCGGGTCCGTCCAGGATGGAACTCTTCCTCTTTAAACAAGAACTGTCTGTCCCCGGCAGCCTGCAGCACTCCGCTGCTGGCAGCCTTCCCTGGCAATGATGATGAGCAGGAACGTCGTCAGCGCAGGAGATCGAGAGTCATCGACCTTCAAGCTGCCAACGATTCTTCCTTTACGGACTCTGCTTCTCACAG tgCTGTGGGGACTCCTGCTGCTGTACCCAAGCTGTCGAATGCTCAGATCTCAGAGCATTACTCCACCTGCATAAAACTTTCAACTGAGAAT aAAATCACAACCAAAAATGCTTTTGGTCTGCATCTGATTGATTACATGGCTGATATTCTAAAACAGAAGGATTCTGAGATCACTAACTTCAAG GTGGCAGCTGGTACTTTGGATGCCAGTACAAAGATCTATGCTGTGAGAGTGGATGCTGTCCATGCTGATGCCTACAGAGTGTTGGGCGGTCTTGGGGCTGAGACAAAACCTGGAGAGA ACCACTGTCTGAAGGACAGGGATAATGAGGAGGCATCGGGAGGGGACATGACCGCCAAGCAGCCAAAGAAAAAGAGGCCTCCTAAAAAGACGGTGGAGCAGAACCTGAGCAACATCAATAGTACAGAGTCTGAGAGGAGGTGTGAG GTGGACCCAATGTTTCAGCGGATGGCCTCATCCTTTGATGAGAGCAGCACAGCAGGAGTCTTTCTGTCTGTTCTGTTCAGTGAGAACAGTCGCTGTGAGCTGCTGTTTCCCTCTCAAATGATCCTCCTGCAGTCCAGACCCTCTCACTCTCCACCATCTCCTCAGAGAGTCTCTGTATCACCATTCAAGG CTGGACTACAACGTTCCCAGCAGAAAAGCTGCATCTGCCCCTCATTGCAGGACTTCTCATTCACAAGCTGGAACCCTGAGCAG ACCACGAATCAGCTCCTGGAGAAGATGAAGCAGGGCGAGCACGTGTTCGATGTGAATGCTGAGCCGGAGCCAGAAGAAGACGACTGTCCTGACTTTGATGCTGATTATGAGGAGGGATTTGCTGACGGTGAGGAAGGATCAAAGGAGCACAAGGAGGGTTGTGAGACCATCGGTTCTGGCAAAGGAAG AGACGTGATTCCCATTGGAGAAGGAGACATCGCCACCATGTGTCTGCAGCTTTCCTCTCAGCCCAGAGAATATTCTTACTTCAGCCCCAGGACCATGGCCACATGGGCCGGCCCCGGATACTGGCAGTTCAAACCTAAACATAAGT TGGATCATGTTCCTGACAAAGAGCCACGAAAAAGGAAGCCCAAGAAGATATTTGAAATAGACTTCAGCGTAGATGTCAATTTTGACACATACTTCCGCACCACAAGG GCAGCCACAACTAACAGCAAGTCTGCCCTCAGTGCCAGCAACAAGAAGACAACCCTACCTGCAGATTTCAAGTTTGCCCCAGAGAAGCTTTCCCAGCTCAACCTCAAACCCTCCAGCTCG TTGAGCCAAGAGGCCCAAAAGAGGCTGTCTGGTGAGCTTGGAGAAGGCATCGGTGATTATGACTACAACAACGCCAACGATACAGCCAATTTCTGTCCAGGTCTTCAG GGCGGTGACAGTGATGAAGATGTTGAAGGCTTTGCTGGTTCAGGTGACAGTATGCCTCCACCTTCACAAGACCTCGAGGAGGTGTCCACATACGGGGAGGAAGATCTAGTACCTGAGCCGCACAGG GTGAACAAAATTGAAATCAACTATGccaagacagcaaagaaaatggACATGAAGAGGCTGAAGAACAGCATGTGGACTCTTTTGACTGAAAgcccagaaaaaacaaaaaag CAGGTGGAGGTGACTGCAGAGAGTCCAGTGTGTGGAGAGAAAGCCTTCAGTCAAACCACAAAAACTCTGCTTCAAAG ATTACCAAGCACTATGGCTCAGAACCTGTCAGTACCGTTGGCGTTTGTTGCCCTACTTCATCTTGCTAATGAAAAG aatcTGGAGCTGGTGAAGCTTGATGACATGTCAGATATCATAATCAGACAAGGCCAGTGA
- the ncaph gene encoding condensin complex subunit 2 isoform X2, with translation MSTTSTPVSRVRPGWNSSSLNKNCLSPAACSTPLLAAFPGNDDEQERRQRRRSRVIDLQAANDSSFTDSASHSAVGTPAAVPKLSNAQISEHYSTCIKLSTENKITTKNAFGLHLIDYMADILKQKDSEITNFKVAAGTLDASTKIYAVRVDAVHADAYRVLGGLGAETKPGENHCLKDRDNEEASGGDMTAKQPKKKRPPKKTVEQNLSNINSTESERRCEVDPMFQRMASSFDESSTAGVFLSVLFSENSRCELLFPSQMILLQSRPSHSPPSPQRVSVSPFKAGLQRSQQKSCICPSLQDFSFTSWNPEQTTNQLLEKMKQGEHVFDVNAEPEPEEDDCPDFDADYEEGFADGEEGSKEHKEGCETIGSGKGRDVIPIGEGDIATMCLQLSSQPREYSYFSPRTMATWAGPGYWQFKPKHKLDHVPDKEPRKRKPKKIFEIDFSVDVNFDTYFRTTRAATTNSKSALSASNKKTTLPADFKFAPEKLSQLNLKPSSSLSQEAQKRLSGELGEGIGDYDYNNANDTANFCPGLQGGDSDEDVEGFAGSGDSMPPPSQDLEEVSTYGEEDLVPEPHRVNKIEINYAKTAKKMDMKRLKNSMWTLLTESPEKTKKVEVTAESPVCGEKAFSQTTKTLLQRLPSTMAQNLSVPLAFVALLHLANEKNLELVKLDDMSDIIIRQGQ, from the exons ATGAGTACAACCAGCACGCCTGTGTCCCGGGTCCGTCCAGGATGGAACTCTTCCTCTTTAAACAAGAACTGTCTGTCCCCGGCAGCCTGCAGCACTCCGCTGCTGGCAGCCTTCCCTGGCAATGATGATGAGCAGGAACGTCGTCAGCGCAGGAGATCGAGAGTCATCGACCTTCAAGCTGCCAACGATTCTTCCTTTACGGACTCTGCTTCTCACAG tgCTGTGGGGACTCCTGCTGCTGTACCCAAGCTGTCGAATGCTCAGATCTCAGAGCATTACTCCACCTGCATAAAACTTTCAACTGAGAAT aAAATCACAACCAAAAATGCTTTTGGTCTGCATCTGATTGATTACATGGCTGATATTCTAAAACAGAAGGATTCTGAGATCACTAACTTCAAG GTGGCAGCTGGTACTTTGGATGCCAGTACAAAGATCTATGCTGTGAGAGTGGATGCTGTCCATGCTGATGCCTACAGAGTGTTGGGCGGTCTTGGGGCTGAGACAAAACCTGGAGAGA ACCACTGTCTGAAGGACAGGGATAATGAGGAGGCATCGGGAGGGGACATGACCGCCAAGCAGCCAAAGAAAAAGAGGCCTCCTAAAAAGACGGTGGAGCAGAACCTGAGCAACATCAATAGTACAGAGTCTGAGAGGAGGTGTGAG GTGGACCCAATGTTTCAGCGGATGGCCTCATCCTTTGATGAGAGCAGCACAGCAGGAGTCTTTCTGTCTGTTCTGTTCAGTGAGAACAGTCGCTGTGAGCTGCTGTTTCCCTCTCAAATGATCCTCCTGCAGTCCAGACCCTCTCACTCTCCACCATCTCCTCAGAGAGTCTCTGTATCACCATTCAAGG CTGGACTACAACGTTCCCAGCAGAAAAGCTGCATCTGCCCCTCATTGCAGGACTTCTCATTCACAAGCTGGAACCCTGAGCAG ACCACGAATCAGCTCCTGGAGAAGATGAAGCAGGGCGAGCACGTGTTCGATGTGAATGCTGAGCCGGAGCCAGAAGAAGACGACTGTCCTGACTTTGATGCTGATTATGAGGAGGGATTTGCTGACGGTGAGGAAGGATCAAAGGAGCACAAGGAGGGTTGTGAGACCATCGGTTCTGGCAAAGGAAG AGACGTGATTCCCATTGGAGAAGGAGACATCGCCACCATGTGTCTGCAGCTTTCCTCTCAGCCCAGAGAATATTCTTACTTCAGCCCCAGGACCATGGCCACATGGGCCGGCCCCGGATACTGGCAGTTCAAACCTAAACATAAGT TGGATCATGTTCCTGACAAAGAGCCACGAAAAAGGAAGCCCAAGAAGATATTTGAAATAGACTTCAGCGTAGATGTCAATTTTGACACATACTTCCGCACCACAAGG GCAGCCACAACTAACAGCAAGTCTGCCCTCAGTGCCAGCAACAAGAAGACAACCCTACCTGCAGATTTCAAGTTTGCCCCAGAGAAGCTTTCCCAGCTCAACCTCAAACCCTCCAGCTCG TTGAGCCAAGAGGCCCAAAAGAGGCTGTCTGGTGAGCTTGGAGAAGGCATCGGTGATTATGACTACAACAACGCCAACGATACAGCCAATTTCTGTCCAGGTCTTCAG GGCGGTGACAGTGATGAAGATGTTGAAGGCTTTGCTGGTTCAGGTGACAGTATGCCTCCACCTTCACAAGACCTCGAGGAGGTGTCCACATACGGGGAGGAAGATCTAGTACCTGAGCCGCACAGG GTGAACAAAATTGAAATCAACTATGccaagacagcaaagaaaatggACATGAAGAGGCTGAAGAACAGCATGTGGACTCTTTTGACTGAAAgcccagaaaaaacaaaaaag GTGGAGGTGACTGCAGAGAGTCCAGTGTGTGGAGAGAAAGCCTTCAGTCAAACCACAAAAACTCTGCTTCAAAG ATTACCAAGCACTATGGCTCAGAACCTGTCAGTACCGTTGGCGTTTGTTGCCCTACTTCATCTTGCTAATGAAAAG aatcTGGAGCTGGTGAAGCTTGATGACATGTCAGATATCATAATCAGACAAGGCCAGTGA